DNA from Deltaproteobacteria bacterium:
CAAGGAAGCCCAGCACATCGTGCTGCAGAGCCAGCTCAAGGGGGGATCGCCCATCCCGTTCCATCTCGGCGCCTTGAAGTATTTCTCGGAGAAGGGCGTGAAGAGCCACTGATCCGGCGTGAGCATGGGGCGGCGCCTGCCCCTCCTGCTGCTGATCGTCGCGGGGGGGGCTTTCCTCTTCCGGCCGGCGACCGTGCTCGAATTTGAAAACGCCGGGCGAGGGGTCGTCGCCAGGCACCCCGTAAAGACGGGGGATGCGTTCTCCATCACGTACCGGCACTCCATCTACCTCCAGCCGGTGGTCGAGGAGTTCTCGGTGGGCCCGGGCGGGGAACTGGTCCTGACCGGCGTTCGCAGCGAAAGCGGGGCGGTCCTGGAGTACTTCGGATTCAGCGACTCCAGGCCGTTCCACGCCATGAACCGGCCGATGCGGACGATCGTGTTCCGGGTCGCCGTGGAAGGAGCGCAGAAACTGACCCTGGGCGACCGGCGGATCTCGTTCCTCGCCCTGGGCGATCCCGGCGACCGGATCACGCTCCGACTGGCGGACGTATCCCTGGCGACCCGCGGGGTCGGGTGGGCCGCAAGACAGATGCGGAGGATGCGACCCTCCGCATGGACCTGGAGAGGGCGGTGACCGACAGGCGCGTCGAGGAAAGCGGGCCGGAAATCCCCGGGCTGGAAGTGGGGGTCAGCGAGGAGGCCCTCAAGGAAGCCGAAAAATTCGTGGAGGCCGAAGAGGGGGCGGCCAGCCACTTCAAGGGGAAAACCCAGGTATTTCTCATCGCGGTGGGCGTGCTCATGTCGCTCTTCCACCTGTACGCGGCCTATGGGATCGTCCCCGCCCAGGTCCTGCGGGCCATCCATGTGGGCTTCGTCCTCTTTCTCACGTTTTTCCTCTTCCCGGCCGCTTCCAGGTTTCGCGACCGGATCATGGCGTTCGACGTGGTCCTGGCTCTTCTGTCCGTCGCCACCGTCGTCTACATGCTGGTCGACTTCGACAACTTCATCTACCGCGCCGTCACTCCCACCCGCTGGGACCTTTTCTTCGGCACCGCGCTGATCCTGCTCATCCTGGAGGCGCTGCGCAGGACTTCCGGGTGGATCATGCTGGGAGTGGTGGTGGCCTTCCTGGCGTACGCCATGCTGGGGGCTTACCTGCCGGAGCCCTGGTCCCACCGGGGGTACGACTTGGGACGCCTGGTCGGCCAGATGTACATGACGCTAGAGGGGATCTTCGGGACGC
Protein-coding regions in this window:
- a CDS encoding DUF1850 domain-containing protein, whose product is MGRRLPLLLLIVAGGAFLFRPATVLEFENAGRGVVARHPVKTGDAFSITYRHSIYLQPVVEEFSVGPGGELVLTGVRSESGAVLEYFGFSDSRPFHAMNRPMRTIVFRVAVEGAQKLTLGDRRISFLALGDPGDRITLRLADVSLATRGVGWAARQMRRMRPSAWTWRGR